The DNA window TGTAATTTAGCAATGTCTTCCTTCTCAATTTCGATATCGCTTAATTTTCCAAACCCTGTATTAACCCCATATATTACTTTTCCATCAATAAGTTGTTTTTCGATTCTCTCGCGACTAGCACGAACTCGTAGTAAATCTGCTTGCGGAATGATCACTTTTGCATTTCCAAAAACAACCATTTCTATCTTGTGTCTATCTAATGTAAGACCATCCAATTCAACTATTTTTTGACTTTCCATGTAAGTCCACTCCCCGTGTCTTTTGCTATTTTGTTCGTATACTATTATTTTTGTTTATGACTCACATACCATTGTTCAATCAATTCAGCTGTTAATCTACCTGTATTTATTAAGTTTTCCACACTTATGCACTCTCTAAATGAATGGATATTTTGAAATCCATTTCCGAGGGTAATACAAGTCAATCCATTATCATTTAGCACATTTGTATCTGCTCCACCTAATGTTTTTGTTAGATAAGATTTTACATTAATGTTGCTTGCCGCTTTTTCAACGGTTACCGATAGAATATGATCTTTAGGAATATCAAATCCACTGTATTTCTTTTCAATTCGTACAGTTAATTTCCCACCACTATTCGTAACTACCTCTTGCATCGCTTCCTCCATGTGCTTCAGTTGAAGTTCTAATTTATCTTTGGAAAAGCTTCGGACCTCTCCCGCTACCGTTACACTACCTGGAATAATAGATGTCAATTCTCCACCGTTAATAATACCTATATTAGCTAGCGTTTCTTCATCAATTGTACCAAGATTCATTTTCAGCAATCCCTTTGCAGCAATGAGAAATGCACTATTCCCTTCTTCCGCATTCAATGCAATATGTGCTGCGCTTCCTTCAACCTCCATCCATATACGACTGCTGTATGGCCCTTTTAAG is part of the Psychrobacillus sp. FSL H8-0483 genome and encodes:
- a CDS encoding M20/M25/M40 family metallo-hydrolase gives rise to the protein MTNKQIVSAAKQVNEERLLGLFLELAKINGPSTKEQLVADYLINALPELGFTLDFDEAYKHFDGEVGNLIAWHEGTDSSIPPLFFSTHMDTVLPTEGLKPVIKDDVIYSDGTTILGADDRAALAAYLEGIRAIIESGAPHGPIEFILTVNEQPGLVGATYMDYSKVKSKAGYIFDSSGDVGQIILKGPYSSRIWMEVEGSAAHIALNAEEGNSAFLIAAKGLLKMNLGTIDEETLANIGIINGGELTSIIPGSVTVAGEVRSFSKDKLELQLKHMEEAMQEVVTNSGGKLTVRIEKKYSGFDIPKDHILSVTVEKAASNINVKSYLTKTLGGADTNVLNDNGLTCITLGNGFQNIHSFRECISVENLINTGRLTAELIEQWYVSHKQK